Proteins from a genomic interval of Paenibacillus sp. FSL R5-0623:
- a CDS encoding NADH:flavin oxidoreductase/NADH oxidase, with amino-acid sequence MTEQLFSPYQFMSLQLNNRVVMAPMCQYSVTAKDGIPNDWHQVHYVSRAVGGTGLIVIEMTDVDPDGRITDNDLGIWSDEHVPAFTKLVDGIHAYGSKVAIQIAHAGRKAEDAPQPVAPSVVTFPGEKYKEPRALSTEEVEAMVQKFAVGVRRAVQAGVDTIELHGAHGYLIHQFHSPLMNHREDVYGQDLSRFGVEVIRAVKKEMPADMPLILRISAVEYADGGYDIDHTINIARAYQDAGVDMFHISSGGEGPSGQRKPGNYPGYQVPFARRFREELNVPVIAVGMLEDAALAQAVIGNGDADLVAVGRGMLRDPYWANHAALELGVSKDQAAIAEQYSRGY; translated from the coding sequence ATGACTGAACAATTATTTTCCCCTTATCAATTCATGAGTCTGCAATTAAATAACCGCGTCGTCATGGCACCCATGTGCCAATATTCCGTGACGGCGAAGGACGGCATTCCGAACGATTGGCATCAGGTTCACTATGTGAGCCGTGCGGTTGGAGGAACAGGACTGATTGTAATCGAGATGACCGATGTAGATCCGGATGGACGTATTACCGATAATGACTTGGGTATATGGTCAGATGAGCATGTGCCTGCCTTCACCAAACTTGTAGACGGAATCCATGCCTACGGCTCCAAAGTAGCTATTCAGATCGCACATGCAGGACGAAAAGCAGAGGATGCTCCGCAGCCGGTTGCCCCATCGGTAGTTACATTCCCGGGAGAAAAGTACAAGGAACCACGCGCGTTAAGTACCGAAGAGGTAGAAGCCATGGTGCAGAAGTTTGCAGTCGGTGTTCGCCGCGCAGTACAGGCTGGCGTAGATACCATTGAACTGCACGGTGCACATGGATATCTGATCCACCAGTTCCATTCTCCGCTGATGAACCATCGTGAGGATGTATATGGGCAGGATCTTTCCCGTTTTGGCGTAGAAGTCATTCGTGCAGTGAAAAAAGAAATGCCAGCAGATATGCCGCTGATTTTGCGGATTTCGGCTGTAGAATACGCGGATGGTGGATACGACATCGACCACACCATCAATATCGCTCGTGCCTACCAAGATGCAGGCGTGGACATGTTCCATATCAGTTCAGGCGGCGAAGGACCTTCCGGTCAGCGGAAACCAGGGAACTATCCAGGGTATCAGGTGCCATTTGCCCGTCGCTTCCGTGAAGAGCTGAACGTTCCTGTAATCGCAGTGGGTATGCTGGAGGATGCAGCATTGGCTCAGGCGGTGATTGGAAACGGCGATGCGGATCTGGTTGCCGTTGGTAGAGGCATGCTGCGTGACCCGTACTGGGCGAACCATGCCGCTCTGGAACTGGGTGTCAGCAAGGATCAAGCTGCCATTGCGGAGCAATATTCTCGTGGATACTAA
- a CDS encoding 2-hydroxymuconate tautomerase family protein translates to MPFITVKVLEGKSVEQKRQLIERMTQVACETLDVDPSKVFIFIEDLEKDNYGKNGKLFSDLDK, encoded by the coding sequence ATGCCATTTATCACGGTTAAGGTACTGGAAGGCAAGTCGGTCGAGCAGAAACGTCAGTTGATTGAACGTATGACTCAGGTGGCTTGTGAGACACTGGATGTTGATCCGAGCAAAGTCTTTATCTTCATTGAGGATTTGGAGAAGGACAATTACGGCAAGAACGGAAAACTGTTTTCGGACTTAGACAAATAA
- the pepT gene encoding peptidase T has translation MKDILIQRLSTYVQMDTQSDENSETCPSTPGQLALGKLLVEECTSIGLQDVTMDENGYVMATLPSNTDKDVPVIGFLAHLDTATDFTGKNVKPQVIDNYNGADIVLNSELDVVLSNKDFPELHEYKGHTLITTDGTTLLGADNKAGIAEIMTAMAYLIEHPEVKHGKIRVAFTPDEEIGRGPHKFDVAAFGAKYAYTVDGGPLGELEYESFNAAAAKITVRGTNVHPGTAKDKMVNSLKIAMELNRRLPVEEAPEFTDGYDGFYHLLSLEGDVELTKMGYIIRDFDREKFEERKTNLLNIANELKTKYGEKSITVELNDQYYNMREKIEPVRQIVDIAHEAMTRLDIEPVIRPIRGGTDGSQLSYMGLPTPNIFTGGENYHGKFEYVSVDNMVKATRVIVGIAQLFEQRGDI, from the coding sequence ATGAAAGATATATTAATTCAAAGACTGAGTACTTATGTTCAGATGGATACCCAATCCGATGAAAATAGCGAGACATGCCCTTCCACACCCGGCCAATTGGCCTTGGGCAAACTGCTGGTTGAAGAATGTACCTCCATTGGTCTGCAAGATGTGACGATGGATGAGAATGGTTATGTCATGGCTACACTGCCATCCAATACCGACAAGGATGTTCCCGTAATTGGTTTCCTGGCTCACCTCGATACAGCGACCGACTTTACTGGCAAAAATGTCAAACCACAGGTTATCGATAACTATAACGGTGCTGACATTGTGCTGAACTCGGAGCTGGATGTAGTACTGTCCAACAAGGATTTCCCGGAGCTGCACGAGTATAAAGGCCACACCCTGATCACAACCGATGGTACAACGTTGCTTGGTGCAGATAATAAAGCAGGCATAGCGGAGATTATGACCGCGATGGCCTATCTGATTGAACACCCGGAAGTGAAACACGGTAAGATTCGGGTTGCTTTTACCCCTGATGAAGAGATTGGCCGTGGACCGCACAAGTTCGATGTAGCTGCTTTTGGAGCCAAATATGCTTACACGGTTGATGGCGGACCGCTTGGTGAACTGGAATACGAGAGCTTTAACGCAGCTGCCGCCAAAATTACCGTACGAGGCACCAATGTGCATCCCGGAACTGCGAAGGATAAGATGGTGAACTCTCTGAAAATTGCGATGGAGTTGAATCGACGCCTGCCTGTGGAGGAAGCTCCTGAATTCACGGACGGTTATGATGGCTTCTATCATTTGTTGTCTCTGGAGGGTGATGTTGAGCTGACAAAGATGGGTTACATCATCCGTGATTTCGACCGGGAGAAGTTTGAAGAGCGCAAAACAAATCTATTGAATATCGCAAACGAATTGAAGACCAAGTATGGAGAGAAAAGCATCACGGTTGAATTGAATGACCAGTACTATAACATGCGTGAGAAAATTGAACCCGTACGCCAGATCGTCGACATTGCCCATGAAGCCATGACCCGACTGGACATCGAACCTGTTATTCGCCCCATCCGAGGAGGAACAGATGGTTCCCAGCTATCCTATATGGGCTTGCCAACACCAAATATCTTCACTGGTGGTGAGAACTACCACGGCAAATTCGAATATGTATCGGTAGACAATATGGTGAAGGCCACCCGTGTCATTGTAGGGATCGCTCAATTGTTCGAACAACGCGGAGATATCTAA
- a CDS encoding class I SAM-dependent methyltransferase, translating into MSFSYYGPLCTDVYDLTKPVGHSLGGDIEFYRHYLQRCKGRILEAMSGSGRVLIPLLEAGLKVDGIDYSTDMINSCRSRCMERALPMPELFVADLEKLDLPYRYEAIIIPGGSLLLIQDRQASINVLRNLSQHLEPGGKLVFDLFLPDVTQPSSVETSTVSLPDGDTITVEVKTIEVNLLHQYKVSLIRYEQWHQGALVATELQQLTLRWYGIEELRLILEHIGFSDIKVYADFNPDQPPTQSNQKFVYEATRRA; encoded by the coding sequence ATGTCATTCAGTTATTACGGTCCATTATGTACCGACGTATATGATCTAACCAAACCTGTGGGACACTCCTTGGGAGGAGATATTGAATTCTATCGCCACTATCTTCAGCGCTGCAAAGGACGTATCCTTGAAGCCATGTCGGGATCAGGCCGAGTGCTCATTCCTTTGCTTGAAGCAGGCTTGAAGGTGGATGGAATTGATTATTCAACCGATATGATCAACTCTTGCCGTTCTCGTTGTATGGAGCGGGCATTACCCATGCCTGAACTGTTCGTTGCCGATCTGGAGAAGCTTGATCTTCCATATCGATACGAGGCAATTATCATTCCCGGAGGTTCTCTGCTCCTCATCCAAGACAGACAGGCGTCGATTAACGTATTACGTAATCTATCTCAGCATTTGGAACCTGGCGGCAAGCTCGTGTTTGATCTGTTTCTGCCCGATGTGACACAACCCTCTTCTGTAGAAACATCAACCGTTTCATTACCCGATGGTGATACGATCACTGTAGAAGTGAAAACCATTGAAGTGAACCTTCTGCACCAATATAAAGTAAGTCTGATTCGCTACGAACAATGGCATCAGGGTGCTCTTGTTGCTACGGAGCTGCAACAACTCACTCTACGTTGGTACGGCATAGAAGAGTTACGCCTAATTCTCGAACACATTGGTTTCTCTGACATTAAAGTGTACGCCGACTTTAACCCGGATCAACCACCCACGCAGTCCAATCAAAAATTCGTCTATGAAGCGACTCGAAGAGCGTAG
- a CDS encoding response regulator — protein sequence MRAIVIDDEKPAQLHLERLLRTDGRITPVQCFSTARDGLHFLANERVDVVFLDIGMPEMNGLEAAEYIQQLDQSIRIIFVTAYADHAVEAFELHALDYVLKPVSSARLAKTIDRIAGIMLHNPQVAATAEVQESEPVSVELDTEVPGLLTFKHLDIYRSLDQGAKKHKWRTTKSQELFAFLFHHREEWVSKEILLDKLWGDVSQEKGLTHLHTSVYQIRKLLKEWNMTGKLEYNMNRYRLLSGNLVSDVDQFEKAMVYNVITSDNVEDLRHMIPLYRGDYLEEHDYHWAQAKARELRRKYTALVMDIARWDMEHGRGKEAIEQLTILQEREPYSEEICRLMMEVYASMDDQQSILRLYHSFALTLNEDLGYQPEPETSRLYQNLTDK from the coding sequence GTGAGAGCCATTGTGATCGATGATGAGAAGCCAGCGCAGCTTCATCTGGAGCGACTACTACGAACGGACGGACGAATTACACCCGTACAATGTTTTTCAACAGCTCGTGATGGTCTGCATTTTCTGGCAAATGAACGTGTAGATGTTGTATTTTTGGACATTGGAATGCCGGAGATGAATGGCCTGGAAGCGGCTGAATATATACAGCAATTGGATCAGAGTATTCGTATTATCTTTGTTACGGCTTATGCGGACCATGCAGTGGAAGCATTCGAGCTGCATGCTCTGGATTATGTACTTAAACCGGTTAGTTCCGCCCGATTGGCCAAAACCATTGATCGAATTGCGGGCATAATGTTGCATAATCCCCAAGTTGCAGCCACCGCCGAGGTACAGGAATCGGAACCTGTATCTGTGGAGTTGGATACTGAAGTTCCGGGGCTGCTTACGTTCAAACATCTGGATATCTACAGAAGTCTGGATCAGGGTGCCAAGAAACATAAGTGGCGCACAACCAAATCACAGGAATTGTTTGCTTTTTTGTTTCATCACAGGGAAGAATGGGTAAGCAAGGAGATTCTGCTTGATAAGCTATGGGGTGATGTTTCCCAGGAAAAGGGATTAACCCATCTACATACTTCCGTGTACCAGATTCGAAAGCTGCTTAAGGAATGGAACATGACAGGCAAGCTGGAGTACAATATGAACCGCTATCGTCTGTTATCAGGCAATCTGGTAAGTGATGTGGATCAATTTGAAAAAGCCATGGTCTACAATGTCATCACATCAGACAATGTTGAAGACTTGAGACATATGATTCCACTTTATCGTGGCGATTATCTGGAAGAGCATGATTATCATTGGGCACAGGCCAAAGCAAGGGAACTCAGACGCAAGTATACAGCGCTGGTTATGGATATCGCGAGATGGGACATGGAGCATGGTCGTGGCAAGGAAGCGATTGAGCAATTAACGATATTGCAGGAACGGGAGCCTTATTCGGAAGAAATCTGCCGACTCATGATGGAAGTGTATGCATCCATGGATGATCAGCAAAGCATACTTCGTTTATATCATTCATTTGCATTGACATTAAATGAGGATCTGGGATATCAGCCGGAGCCCGAAACAAGCAGGTTATATCAGAACCTGACAGACAAATAA
- a CDS encoding deoxyribodipyrimidine photo-lyase, giving the protein MKLFIHRKDLRTDDLAAFDYLREHQEESVHVLIYDPFLLRQGREKEHSGVNFRQHAAELGRQYLEAKRKLHVAYGKPAEVVEFILNEFKGEIDEIVVHRDMTPYAIERDRAIRIVSEAREVTFTQLTDHLLMDLNGFANFTGKSEPYKVFAAFHRRWVEFMNEHPNPPSATTVAALKVSDRQIEWPDVMQVPPELLEGSGSNDEDPHLLLGQFLSDRIAEYGDHRDEYEAYEPSHLSSYVAVGAVSIRKMYDAASRTAEAGEWIRQLCFRDFYLYRAVYESHYFTYEKVYDLSTLHDNHFERWCKAETGIPIIDAAMTELNETGHMPNRLRILTAMFLTKNLQCPFTLGEAYFRRKLSDYDNIQNRGNWLWCASLGENAAPYFRVNNPVTQSEKYDPQGDYIRKWLPELKDLHSKDIHQPRKDAIVDLKVSRQVAIDVYKQILASRSK; this is encoded by the coding sequence ATGAAGTTATTCATACACCGCAAAGACTTGCGTACGGATGATCTGGCCGCATTCGATTATTTGCGGGAACACCAAGAAGAGAGTGTGCATGTTCTCATCTATGATCCATTCCTCCTGCGGCAAGGCCGAGAGAAGGAACACAGCGGTGTGAATTTCAGGCAGCATGCAGCGGAATTAGGCAGACAGTATCTTGAAGCCAAACGAAAACTGCATGTTGCTTACGGCAAACCGGCTGAAGTGGTTGAATTCATCCTGAACGAATTCAAAGGTGAGATAGACGAGATTGTGGTCCATCGGGACATGACGCCGTATGCAATCGAGCGGGATAGGGCTATACGCATAGTCAGTGAGGCACGCGAGGTTACGTTCACACAACTGACAGATCATCTGCTGATGGATCTGAATGGATTTGCCAACTTTACAGGCAAGTCGGAGCCATATAAGGTATTTGCGGCTTTCCATCGGCGGTGGGTGGAATTCATGAATGAACATCCCAACCCTCCTTCGGCAACAACGGTTGCAGCGTTGAAGGTGAGTGATCGTCAGATTGAATGGCCGGATGTAATGCAGGTACCTCCAGAGTTGCTGGAGGGCAGTGGTTCGAATGACGAGGACCCTCATCTGCTGTTGGGTCAATTTTTATCGGATCGAATTGCTGAATACGGTGATCATCGGGATGAATATGAGGCTTACGAGCCGAGTCATCTCAGTTCTTACGTGGCTGTGGGGGCCGTATCCATTCGCAAGATGTATGATGCGGCGAGTCGCACCGCAGAAGCGGGGGAATGGATCAGGCAGTTGTGCTTCCGCGACTTCTATCTGTATCGGGCAGTCTATGAGAGTCACTATTTTACATATGAAAAGGTGTACGATCTCTCGACTCTCCATGATAATCACTTTGAACGGTGGTGCAAGGCGGAGACAGGCATTCCGATTATTGATGCAGCGATGACGGAACTGAATGAAACCGGACATATGCCCAACCGGCTGCGAATTCTCACGGCGATGTTTCTCACCAAAAACCTGCAATGCCCGTTCACCTTGGGTGAAGCCTATTTCAGGCGCAAGCTGAGTGATTATGATAACATTCAAAACCGTGGTAACTGGTTATGGTGTGCTTCGCTTGGTGAGAATGCGGCTCCGTATTTTAGGGTGAACAATCCAGTAACGCAATCTGAGAAATATGATCCGCAAGGTGATTATATTCGCAAGTGGTTGCCTGAATTGAAGGATCTGCATAGCAAGGACATCCATCAGCCGCGCAAGGATGCCATCGTTGATCTGAAGGTATCGAGACAGGTAGCTATTGACGTGTATAAACAGATTCTGGCGAGTCGTTCGAAGTAG
- a CDS encoding ATP-binding protein: MRKHWIMLTISFICVVIVPLGWIAQTLISERSNPQAADGRIDLTHWDFDRKGAASLKGVWDFYPGQLLSPADIEASVSGRKPLPASSGTQVPARWNKSLGQAHGYGTYHLQVQLTPRTMKNDYGIRTQNIRMAHRVFIDGKEIGGKGLPGKTKATDIQLNLPFTGFTSIEGNTADIIIQVSNYSYSSGGIIAPILFGDEHSILKSQQQGWLKDLMALFGFILPAAFFLLLFRLRRTEKELRFLGLFSLSGALYALTHGEKLLGTFVPFLTNNEILRIQLLSSAAAYYFLLRYMDARVPGAVHQWFVRLAVVLIVTQTIVGLTLPPTLFSSLELPMLLISLVVMLYTLRAMFYWLKGRPNDSHFALVSMMSILMVVVLYTLGAFTTLDTAFFALIELLLFVFAQMIVTAIRFAQSFRDVEALSERLLAIDSLKDEFMANTSHELRTPLHGIINIAQSMLEGAAGAVTPKQAKNLSMITSTGKRLSLLVNDILDFSKLKNSEIELKRVPVDLESVAHTVVEVSGFTFEDKPVILIQQWPQSLPLVEADEDRLRQVLYNLLGNAYKYTEQGEIRLYASVEGDWVKVSVADTGVGIALDKQEDIFQAYEQSNGTIERLSNGTGLGLSITRKLVELGGGEIWVESAPGQGSTFHFTLPVMKLPMLQSHSKPVAARYVAAQGAGAKELVTRESDEPDDLPEAEHTILIVDDDPVNRQVLLNLLSTERYRVIAADSGSTALKLREEFPSIDLVITDWMMPKMSGLELCRKLREHSSLSELPILMLTARGLPEDIKHGFQAGANDFLSKPVDAGELRARVRTLIEMRSSVQEAIRTEMAFLQAQIKPHFLYNALNVIIATCAVNPDKATDLLIELSHYLRGSFDFQNRQQLVPLTKELELVESYVHLEQARFEERLVVEYEVESDVPLYLPPLSIQPLVENAIRHGVMERAAGGTVHLRIFKESEHVVVQVQDDGVGIPPERMAQVKSGRTEGPGGVGLQNINRRLMSLYGQGLEIHSHVGKGTQIQFRIPVQKVDFSN, encoded by the coding sequence ATGAGAAAACACTGGATTATGCTGACCATAAGTTTCATATGCGTTGTCATTGTTCCGCTGGGCTGGATCGCCCAGACGTTAATTAGTGAGCGGAGTAACCCCCAGGCTGCAGATGGAAGAATTGACCTGACCCATTGGGACTTTGATCGCAAGGGTGCAGCGTCTCTAAAGGGTGTCTGGGATTTCTACCCTGGGCAGTTGCTGAGTCCGGCAGATATTGAAGCAAGTGTATCCGGTCGCAAGCCTTTGCCGGCTTCGTCTGGCACTCAGGTTCCTGCCCGATGGAACAAATCTTTGGGTCAGGCCCATGGGTATGGAACCTATCATTTGCAAGTTCAGCTTACACCCCGGACGATGAAAAACGATTATGGTATACGCACGCAGAATATACGCATGGCCCACCGGGTATTTATCGATGGTAAAGAGATTGGCGGTAAAGGTCTGCCAGGAAAGACGAAGGCGACAGATATACAATTAAATCTGCCCTTTACAGGATTCACGTCCATTGAGGGCAACACGGCTGACATTATCATTCAGGTATCGAACTATAGTTATTCTTCCGGGGGCATTATAGCGCCCATTTTGTTTGGGGACGAGCATAGTATTCTGAAAAGCCAGCAACAAGGTTGGCTCAAGGATCTGATGGCCTTATTCGGTTTTATCTTGCCCGCCGCCTTTTTTCTACTTCTGTTCAGATTACGACGTACGGAGAAGGAGCTTCGTTTTCTCGGATTATTCAGCCTTTCTGGTGCGCTATACGCTCTGACACACGGGGAGAAGTTACTGGGTACGTTTGTACCGTTCCTGACCAATAATGAGATACTTCGGATTCAGCTCCTTAGTTCAGCCGCTGCCTATTACTTCTTGCTTCGGTATATGGATGCCCGTGTGCCAGGAGCAGTTCATCAGTGGTTTGTTCGTCTGGCTGTAGTGCTAATCGTTACCCAGACTATTGTGGGTCTTACGCTTCCTCCAACGCTTTTCTCGTCTCTTGAGCTTCCCATGTTGCTGATCTCGCTTGTTGTCATGTTGTATACGCTGCGAGCCATGTTTTATTGGTTGAAAGGCCGGCCGAATGACAGCCACTTTGCACTGGTGAGTATGATGAGCATACTCATGGTTGTTGTGTTGTATACGCTTGGTGCGTTCACTACCCTAGACACGGCGTTCTTTGCGCTGATTGAACTTTTATTATTTGTATTTGCCCAGATGATAGTGACCGCAATCCGCTTCGCACAATCATTCCGAGACGTGGAAGCCCTGTCAGAGCGTTTACTTGCCATCGACAGCCTGAAGGACGAGTTCATGGCGAACACGTCTCATGAGCTACGAACTCCCCTCCATGGCATCATTAATATTGCACAATCCATGCTGGAAGGGGCGGCCGGAGCAGTCACGCCCAAGCAAGCCAAAAATCTCTCCATGATTACTTCAACCGGCAAACGCCTTTCACTGCTGGTTAACGATATTTTGGATTTTTCCAAATTAAAAAATAGTGAGATCGAGTTGAAACGGGTACCTGTTGATCTGGAATCCGTTGCTCATACTGTGGTTGAGGTCTCGGGTTTCACGTTTGAGGATAAGCCGGTTATATTGATTCAGCAATGGCCTCAGTCGTTGCCGCTTGTTGAGGCAGATGAAGATCGCCTAAGGCAAGTTCTGTATAACTTGCTGGGTAACGCCTATAAGTACACTGAGCAGGGTGAGATACGATTGTACGCCAGTGTTGAGGGGGATTGGGTGAAGGTATCGGTCGCGGATACAGGGGTAGGCATTGCCTTGGACAAACAGGAGGATATCTTCCAGGCGTATGAGCAGAGTAACGGCACGATCGAGCGATTGAGTAATGGAACCGGACTGGGTCTGAGTATTACGCGAAAACTCGTTGAGCTTGGCGGTGGTGAGATCTGGGTTGAATCGGCCCCGGGGCAAGGTTCGACCTTTCATTTCACCCTGCCTGTTATGAAGCTGCCTATGTTGCAATCTCATTCGAAACCAGTTGCCGCCCGATATGTTGCTGCACAGGGGGCAGGGGCGAAGGAGCTTGTGACAAGAGAGTCAGATGAGCCGGATGATCTTCCGGAAGCGGAGCATACGATTCTGATTGTAGACGATGACCCCGTGAATCGACAGGTATTGCTTAACCTATTGTCGACAGAACGATATCGCGTGATTGCAGCGGACAGCGGGTCCACTGCATTGAAACTCCGTGAGGAGTTCCCGTCCATTGATCTTGTTATTACGGACTGGATGATGCCTAAGATGTCCGGGCTTGAGTTATGTCGCAAATTGCGCGAGCACAGTTCCTTGTCGGAGTTACCGATTCTGATGCTGACCGCCCGCGGGTTGCCTGAGGATATCAAACACGGATTCCAGGCGGGAGCCAATGACTTCCTAAGCAAACCGGTGGATGCCGGTGAATTACGTGCCCGGGTTCGGACGTTAATTGAGATGCGGAGTTCTGTGCAGGAAGCTATTCGGACCGAAATGGCCTTTTTGCAGGCCCAGATCAAGCCACACTTTCTATATAATGCACTCAATGTTATTATCGCGACCTGTGCAGTGAATCCGGATAAAGCAACCGATCTGCTGATTGAATTGAGTCATTACCTGCGCGGAAGTTTTGACTTCCAGAACAGGCAGCAGCTTGTTCCTTTGACCAAAGAGCTGGAATTGGTGGAGTCTTATGTGCATCTGGAACAGGCGAGATTTGAGGAAAGACTGGTGGTGGAGTATGAGGTGGAATCGGACGTACCTCTGTATCTGCCACCTCTCAGTATTCAGCCACTTGTGGAGAATGCCATTCGCCACGGCGTGATGGAGCGGGCAGCCGGCGGGACAGTTCACCTTAGGATTTTCAAAGAGAGCGAGCATGTAGTTGTACAGGTCCAGGATGATGGTGTAGGTATCCCTCCTGAGCGTATGGCTCAGGTCAAGTCTGGGCGCACCGAAGGTCCGGGAGGTGTCGGGCTGCAAAATATAAACCGTCGCCTGATGTCTCTCTATGGTCAGGGACTGGAGATTCATAGCCATGTGGGTAAAGGCACGCAGATCCAATTCCGTATCCCTGTGCAAAAGGTGGATTTTTCCAATTAA
- a CDS encoding SRPBCC domain-containing protein, translating to MDSSSSSSSALPDIRQELVLHAPVEKVWEMVSTEQGLKTWFMPGNLEPVEGHEFILEAGPFGQSPCQVTEVHPLHKLSFRWGKDWTLTFQLNEQPEGTDFTLIHSGWDADKLTEFGQAHAIVRERMEQGWAGIVQKLAQVVK from the coding sequence ATGGATTCATCATCAAGTTCATCAAGCGCACTGCCAGATATACGGCAGGAACTGGTGCTTCATGCACCTGTAGAGAAGGTGTGGGAAATGGTCTCGACCGAGCAGGGACTGAAAACCTGGTTCATGCCAGGCAATCTGGAACCCGTGGAAGGTCACGAGTTTATATTGGAAGCTGGCCCCTTCGGCCAATCACCATGTCAGGTGACGGAAGTTCATCCGCTGCACAAGCTGTCATTCCGCTGGGGTAAGGACTGGACGTTGACGTTCCAACTGAATGAACAGCCCGAAGGTACGGATTTCACGCTGATTCACAGCGGTTGGGATGCGGATAAACTGACCGAGTTTGGACAGGCCCACGCTATCGTACGCGAACGTATGGAACAGGGATGGGCCGGAATCGTTCAGAAGCTTGCCCAAGTTGTTAAATAA
- a CDS encoding cyclic nucleotide-binding domain-containing protein: MKEIMDFGLVRQLARENGLDQVLDEPALAELRLLEAAKGEMICAKGERPERLYFLVQGKLKIYTTLSNGKSLLLRFSTPLALVGDLELINGKEAMNTVESVSKSLLLGISYRALQSTYAENPKFLHFMLSQVTHKLYTFSNLSSLNMLYPVESRFASYLLSTMGQDESSSEEIQTSKLTELADMLGTSYRHLNRVVQDLCHRDIIRKVQRKLVICDLEQLRVIAGGNIYE; this comes from the coding sequence ATGAAAGAAATTATGGACTTTGGACTTGTGCGACAACTCGCCCGTGAGAATGGGTTGGATCAGGTGCTGGACGAGCCTGCACTCGCTGAGTTGCGACTACTTGAAGCTGCGAAGGGCGAGATGATATGTGCCAAAGGGGAGCGACCGGAGCGATTGTATTTTCTCGTGCAGGGCAAGCTCAAAATCTATACCACCCTGTCTAACGGGAAGTCTCTGTTGCTTCGTTTCAGTACACCCCTTGCGCTCGTGGGAGATTTGGAACTGATAAATGGCAAGGAGGCTATGAATACGGTAGAGTCTGTGAGCAAAAGTTTGCTGCTGGGTATCAGTTATCGCGCTCTCCAGAGTACGTATGCAGAGAACCCTAAGTTTCTCCACTTTATGCTGAGTCAAGTTACGCATAAATTGTATACATTTTCCAACCTGTCGAGTCTGAATATGTTATATCCGGTCGAAAGCCGATTTGCCAGCTATCTGTTGTCCACAATGGGCCAGGACGAGTCCTCTTCAGAAGAGATCCAGACCTCCAAGCTCACCGAACTGGCGGATATGCTAGGCACCAGCTATAGACATCTTAATAGAGTCGTTCAGGATCTGTGTCATCGAGATATTATTCGCAAAGTGCAGCGAAAGCTAGTGATCTGTGATCTGGAGCAGTTGCGTGTCATCGCGGGAGGCAATATATATGAGTGA